In Apium graveolens cultivar Ventura chromosome 10, ASM990537v1, whole genome shotgun sequence, the following are encoded in one genomic region:
- the LOC141693548 gene encoding tetrahydroberberine oxidase-like: MKISGTTSITGLLLLLTFSCTSSAADPTHNFLQCLNHHSRDISEFVYTRKSHNFTQTLQYSINNLRFAKPDTPKPLVIIRAVSESHVQSVIYCSKKHNLDMRIRSGGHSFEGLSYVSPLPFVILDLAYFKSFSADTKTNTAWIGSGLTNGELYYKIGETSGMLGFPSGLFGNVGVGGILSGGGYGMMMRKYGLAADHVIDARLIDSNGRILDRKSMGEDWFWAIRGGGGGSFGVVVSWKVRLLAVPKTVTVYKVYRTVEQNLTSIFHRYQSVAPKLPKDLVIKADGQSIVSNASSRSDKRTMIFLFEALYLGSANKMLSVMQQQFPELGVVREDCFEVSWLQAMVYFSGFELFTPPEILLNITVLPRPAFKSNNDYTQVPIPVKGLEGLWEMMYKLPPLKATLQFTPYGGRMDEISESALPFPYRAGTLFKFNRFAETDADEAERMEWIKSLAKYLTPYVTKNPRSAYVNYVDLTMGTNNLKGTTSYQQASRWGRRYFKNNFDRLVKIKTVVDPDNFFRHEQSIPPITIRK; the protein is encoded by the coding sequence ATGAAGATCAGTGGGACTACTTCAATTACAGGTCTTCTACTTTTGTTAACATTTTCATGCACATCATCAGCTGCTGATCCTACACACAACTTCCTTCAGTGCCTCAACCATCACTCTCGTGACATATCGGAATTCGTGTACACCCGAAAAAGCCACAACTTCACACAAACATTGCAATACTCCATAAACAATTTGCGTTTTGCTAAGCCTGATACGCCTAAACCTCTAGTCATTATTAGGGCAGTGAGCGAATCGCATGTCCAATCTGTGATTTATTGCTCTAAGAAACATAATTTGGATATGAGAATTCGAAGCGGTGGCCATAGTTTCGAGGGACTTTCTTATGTTTCCCCACTCCCATTCGTCATACTCGATCTTGCCTATTTCAAATCATTCAGTGCTGACACTAAAACCAATACTGCCTGGATTGGTTCGGGTTTAACTAATGGAGAGCTTTATTACAAGATTGGGGAGACAAGTGGTATGCTTGGGTTTCCATCTGGTTTATTTGGGAATGTGGGTGTTGGCGGAATTTTAAGTGGAGGGGGTTATGGCATGATGATGCGAAAATACGGACTTGCAGCTGATCACGTGATTGATGCTCGTTTGATTGATTCAAATGGAAGAATTCTAGACAGGAAATCAATGGGGGAAGATTGGTTCTGGGCTATTAGAGGAGGTGGTGGTGGAAGCTTTGGAGTTGTTGTATCCTGGAAAGTAAGATTACTTGCTGTTCCCAAGACCGTGACGGTTTACAAAGTCTACAGAACGGTCGAACAAAATCTCACATCAATTTTTCATCGATACCAATCTGTTGCACCTAAACTCCCTAAGGACTTGGTTATCAAGGCCGATGGACAGAGTATCGTGAGCAATGCCAGTAGTCGATCGGACAAGAGAACCATGATCTTCTTATTCGAAGCCTTATACCTAGGTAGCGCTAATAAGATGCTTTCCGTGATGCAACAACAGTTCCCAGAGCTTGGCGTGGTAAGAGAAGATTGTTTTGAAGTAAGCTGGCTCCAGGCAATGGTTTACTTCTCAGGTTTTGAATTGTTCACCCCTCCCGAAATCTTACTGAACATTACAGTTCTACCTAGACCCGCATTCAAATCAAATAATGACTACACTCAAGTACCAATTCCTGTAAAAGGTCTAGAAGGTTTGTGGGAAATGATGTACAAACTTCCTCCGCTAAAAGCAACTTTACAGTTCACACCTTATGGAGGCAGAATGGATGAAATTTCAGAATCGGCACTTCCATTTCCCTACCGAGCTGGAACCTTGTTTAAGTTTAACAGGTTCGCGGAAACTGATGCAGATGAAGCTGAACGCATGGAGTGGATTAAAAGTTTAGCAAAATATTTGACTCCGTATGTAACCAAGAATCCAAGAAGTGCATATGTCAATTATGTCGACCTGACGATGGGTACTAACAATCTCAAAGGCACCACAAGCTACCAACAGGCAAGTAGATGGGGAAGACGCTACTTCAAGAATAATTTTGACAGGTTGGTTAAAATCAAAACTGTGGTGGATCCTGATAACTTTTTCAGACATGAGCAAAGTATTCCTCCTATCACTATTCGAAAATGA